Proteins encoded within one genomic window of Variovorax sp. OAS795:
- a CDS encoding SprT family zinc-dependent metalloprotease, with product MDLFEGLGNEFAPAKPAAPRPRKVGKKAAPPGPSPSVPAESQQDKSREAGTALPAVPLRDTLALASFVHPQATRETVLGSARVAYEFKRGKRKTIGFLVGAEGLSVRAPRWVTLRDVDAAIKEKSDWILRKLLETQQRHARVEATRIAWKDGAQFPFMGETVMIRLDPKHGFASVGGTLDASDDGHGPRILRLAVAQNAEASQIRDAAQAWLMRQARRLFIERLDHFAPRLGVRWKKLSLSNAATRWGSASADGSIRLNWRLIHFRLPVIDYVVAHELAHLRVMDHSHRFWETVESVVPDYDRLRQQLKDEAVPRWS from the coding sequence ATGGACCTGTTCGAGGGGCTGGGCAACGAGTTTGCGCCGGCCAAGCCAGCCGCGCCGCGGCCCCGCAAGGTCGGCAAGAAGGCCGCGCCGCCCGGGCCTTCGCCTTCGGTCCCCGCGGAGTCGCAGCAAGACAAGTCTCGTGAGGCGGGCACCGCGCTGCCTGCAGTGCCGCTGCGCGACACGCTGGCGCTCGCGAGCTTCGTGCACCCGCAGGCCACGCGCGAGACGGTGCTTGGCTCGGCGCGCGTGGCCTACGAATTCAAGCGCGGCAAGCGCAAGACCATCGGTTTCCTGGTGGGTGCCGAAGGCCTCTCGGTGCGTGCGCCGCGCTGGGTCACGCTGCGCGACGTCGATGCCGCCATCAAGGAAAAGTCCGACTGGATCCTGCGCAAGCTGCTGGAAACACAGCAGCGCCACGCGCGCGTCGAGGCCACGCGCATCGCGTGGAAGGATGGCGCGCAGTTTCCGTTCATGGGCGAAACGGTGATGATCCGGCTTGATCCGAAGCACGGCTTTGCAAGCGTCGGCGGCACGCTCGATGCGAGCGACGACGGCCACGGCCCGCGCATCCTGCGGCTGGCCGTGGCGCAGAACGCCGAAGCCTCGCAGATCCGCGACGCCGCACAGGCTTGGCTCATGCGCCAGGCGAGGCGGCTCTTCATCGAGCGCCTCGACCATTTCGCACCCCGGCTCGGCGTGCGGTGGAAGAAACTCTCGCTGTCGAATGCCGCCACGCGGTGGGGCAGCGCAAGCGCGGATGGATCGATCCGGCTGAACTGGCGCCTGATCCACTTTCGCCTGCCCGTGATCGACTACGTGGTCGCGCACGAACTCGCGCACCTGCGCGTCATGGACCACTCGCACCGTTTCTGGGAGACGGTGGAGAGCGTGGTGCCGGACTACGACCGGCTGCGGCAGCAGCTCAAGGACGAGGCCGTGCCCCGGTGGTCTTGA
- the thiC gene encoding phosphomethylpyrimidine synthase ThiC, whose translation MNAPDKFTALLSLTREPFPASHKCLIPGSRPDLNVPVRDVLLTNGETVSLYDTSGPYTDAKVDIDVRRGLPGVRDAWIAERNDTERYEGRSHQALDEGLKHTHDHDAQRLAELRAGASALQRTPRRAKSGANVTQMHYARRGIVTPEMEYVALRENGKREWMAEYLANEERAKRVAGNPMGASIPRIITPEFVRDEVARGRAIIPANINHPEVEPMAIGRNFKVKINANIGNSAVTSSIEEEVEKLVWAIRWGADNVMDLSTGKNIHTTRDWIVRNSPVPIGTVPIYQALEKVGGVAEDLTWEIFRDTLIEQAEQGIDYFTIHAGVRLPFIHLTADRMTGIVSRGGSIMAKWCIAHHKESFLYERFEDICDIMKAYDVSFSLGDGLRPGSGADANDEAQFAELRTLGELTQIAWKHDVQTMIEGPGHVPMHMIQANMDEQLKHCHEAPFYTLGPLTIDIAPGYDHISSAIGAAMIGWAGTAMLCYVTPKEHLGLPDRDDVKQGIIAYKIAAHAADVAKGHPGARSRDDALSKARFEFRWQDQFNLGLDPDTAREFHDETLPKDSSKVAHFCSMCGPKFCSMKITQEVREYAAKKGVAEAEAMAAGMAEKSKEFAAAGGEMYIPIRAVS comes from the coding sequence ATGAATGCCCCCGATAAGTTCACCGCCCTGCTTTCGCTCACGCGCGAGCCGTTTCCCGCATCACACAAGTGCCTGATTCCGGGCAGCCGGCCCGACCTGAACGTGCCGGTGCGCGACGTGCTGCTGACCAACGGCGAGACCGTGTCGCTCTACGACACCTCGGGCCCCTACACCGACGCCAAGGTCGACATCGACGTGCGCCGCGGCCTTCCCGGCGTGCGCGACGCCTGGATCGCCGAGCGCAACGACACCGAACGCTACGAGGGCCGCTCGCACCAGGCGCTCGACGAAGGCCTGAAGCACACGCACGACCACGACGCCCAGCGCCTGGCCGAGTTGCGTGCCGGCGCCTCGGCCCTGCAGCGCACCCCGCGCCGTGCGAAGTCGGGCGCCAACGTCACGCAGATGCACTACGCCCGCCGCGGCATCGTCACGCCCGAGATGGAGTACGTGGCCCTGCGCGAGAACGGCAAGCGCGAATGGATGGCCGAATACCTCGCCAACGAGGAGCGTGCGAAGCGCGTGGCCGGCAACCCGATGGGCGCGAGCATTCCGCGCATCATCACGCCCGAGTTCGTGCGCGACGAAGTGGCGCGCGGCCGGGCCATCATCCCGGCCAACATCAACCACCCCGAGGTCGAGCCAATGGCCATCGGCCGCAACTTCAAGGTCAAGATCAACGCCAACATCGGCAATTCGGCCGTCACCTCGAGCATCGAGGAAGAGGTCGAAAAGCTGGTCTGGGCGATCCGCTGGGGTGCCGACAACGTGATGGACCTGTCCACCGGCAAGAACATCCACACCACGCGCGACTGGATCGTGCGCAACTCGCCGGTGCCCATCGGCACGGTGCCGATCTACCAGGCGCTGGAGAAGGTGGGCGGCGTGGCCGAGGACCTCACCTGGGAGATCTTCCGCGACACGCTGATCGAGCAGGCCGAGCAGGGCATCGACTACTTCACCATCCACGCGGGTGTGCGCCTGCCGTTCATCCACCTGACCGCGGACCGCATGACCGGCATCGTCTCGCGCGGCGGCTCGATCATGGCCAAGTGGTGCATCGCGCACCACAAGGAGAGCTTCCTGTACGAGCGCTTCGAGGACATCTGCGACATCATGAAGGCCTACGACGTGAGCTTTTCGCTTGGCGACGGGCTGCGTCCGGGCTCCGGCGCCGATGCCAACGACGAGGCGCAGTTCGCCGAGCTGCGCACGCTGGGCGAGCTCACGCAGATCGCGTGGAAGCACGATGTGCAGACCATGATCGAAGGCCCGGGCCACGTGCCGATGCACATGATCCAGGCCAACATGGACGAGCAGCTCAAGCACTGCCACGAGGCGCCGTTCTACACGCTCGGGCCGCTGACCATCGACATCGCACCGGGCTACGACCACATCTCCAGCGCCATCGGCGCCGCGATGATCGGCTGGGCCGGCACCGCGATGCTCTGCTACGTGACGCCCAAGGAGCACCTGGGCCTGCCTGACCGCGACGACGTGAAGCAGGGAATCATCGCCTACAAGATTGCCGCGCACGCGGCGGACGTGGCCAAGGGCCACCCGGGCGCGCGCTCGCGCGACGATGCGCTGAGCAAGGCACGCTTCGAGTTCCGTTGGCAGGACCAGTTCAACCTGGGTCTCGACCCCGACACCGCGCGTGAATTCCATGACGAGACGCTGCCGAAGGATTCGAGCAAGGTGGCGCACTTCTGCTCGATGTGCGGGCCGAAGTTCTGCTCCATGAAGATCACGCAGGAGGTGCGGGAGTACGCGGCGAAGAAGGGCGTGGCCGAGGCGGAAGCCATGGCGGCCGGCATGGCCGAGAAGTCGAAGGAGTTCGCGGCGGCCGGCGGGGAGATGTACATCCCGATCCGGGCGGTGTCCTAG
- the gmhB gene encoding D-glycero-beta-D-manno-heptose 1,7-bisphosphate 7-phosphatase codes for MKLVILDRNGTINVHREDFVKSDIEWTPLPGALEAVAKLNHAGWHVVIASNQSGLGRGLFDMASLNAMHAKMHKMLAAVGGRVDAVFYCPHSPDEGCECRKPAPGLFRQIGDRYGIDLKDVPTAGDSLRDLQAGASAGCEPHLLLTGMGAACRGVDPLPPEYPANTMVHESLAAFVDFLLAREARAALQVAV; via the coding sequence ATGAAACTCGTCATCCTCGACCGCAACGGCACGATCAACGTGCACCGCGAAGATTTCGTCAAGAGCGACATCGAGTGGACGCCGCTGCCCGGCGCGCTCGAGGCCGTGGCCAAGCTCAACCATGCCGGGTGGCACGTGGTGATCGCGTCCAACCAGTCGGGCCTGGGCCGCGGCCTGTTCGACATGGCGTCGCTCAACGCCATGCACGCCAAGATGCACAAGATGCTCGCGGCCGTGGGCGGGCGCGTCGATGCGGTCTTCTATTGCCCGCACAGCCCCGACGAAGGCTGCGAGTGCCGCAAGCCCGCGCCGGGCCTGTTCCGCCAGATCGGCGACCGCTACGGCATCGATCTGAAAGACGTGCCCACCGCGGGCGACAGCCTGCGCGACCTGCAGGCCGGCGCGTCAGCCGGCTGCGAGCCGCACCTGCTGCTCACCGGCATGGGTGCGGCCTGCCGCGGCGTCGATCCGCTGCCGCCCGAATATCCGGCGAACACCATGGTTCACGAGAGCCTGGCCGCCTTTGTCGACTTCTTGCTTGCGCGCGAAGCGCGGGCCGCATTGCAGGTGGCTGTCTGA
- a CDS encoding LuxR C-terminal-related transcriptional regulator: MYLTGSEQQALRGVFTLLAQDRGENDVRECLGRALLDLLRADQFASFVWNAETGRFDGRVALNMDPANLDRYGEWHQHHDPITFVLQSRRRATRVTDVMPQRELMKTEFFTDFLSRDGLHWGMNLHAFEGSRALGDLRIWRRKGRGDFGDHEKALLDLIEPAFIGALQRAQCKAAAMPMPAGTQWRTLSTREQEVARAVCEGLTDKEIARRMAVGVPTVRTYLRRIFDKLGIERRSALAGLAQR; the protein is encoded by the coding sequence ATGTACCTGACGGGCTCCGAACAGCAGGCGCTGCGCGGCGTTTTCACGCTGCTGGCGCAGGACCGCGGCGAAAACGACGTCCGCGAGTGCCTGGGGCGGGCGCTGCTCGACCTGCTGCGCGCGGACCAGTTCGCGTCCTTCGTGTGGAACGCCGAAACCGGCCGTTTCGACGGCCGCGTGGCGCTGAACATGGACCCCGCCAACCTCGACCGCTACGGCGAATGGCACCAGCACCACGACCCGATCACCTTCGTGCTGCAGTCGCGCCGCCGTGCCACGCGGGTGACCGACGTGATGCCGCAGCGCGAACTGATGAAGACCGAGTTCTTCACCGACTTTCTCTCACGCGACGGGCTGCACTGGGGCATGAACCTGCATGCCTTCGAGGGCAGCCGCGCGCTGGGCGACCTGCGCATCTGGCGGCGCAAGGGCCGCGGCGATTTTGGCGACCACGAGAAGGCGCTGCTCGACCTGATCGAGCCGGCGTTCATCGGTGCGCTGCAACGCGCGCAGTGCAAGGCGGCCGCCATGCCGATGCCCGCCGGCACGCAGTGGCGCACATTGAGCACGCGCGAACAGGAGGTCGCGCGGGCCGTGTGCGAAGGCCTCACCGACAAGGAGATCGCGCGCCGCATGGCCGTGGGCGTTCCCACCGTGCGCACCTACCTGCGGCGCATCTTCGACAAGCTCGGCATCGAGCGCCGCTCGGCGCTGGCCGGGCTCGCACAGCGTTGA
- a CDS encoding metal-dependent hydrolase, producing MPTVFTHVAVPVCAAIALGTRRLPASAVLAGMLASIVPDFDGLAFKLGIAYGGMAGHRGFTHTLVFALLLGLAGGWLAPRWRMRPAAGWAWITLCAASHPLLDMMTNGGIGIAFFWPFDSVRYFSPWRPIEVSPIALQRFFSPRGAQVLLNEMLTVWAPLLAAAIVVALGRRSMERRHGAAAA from the coding sequence ATGCCTACCGTCTTCACCCACGTTGCCGTCCCCGTCTGCGCAGCCATTGCGCTGGGCACGCGGCGCCTGCCCGCCTCGGCGGTGCTGGCGGGCATGCTCGCGTCCATCGTGCCGGACTTCGACGGCCTGGCATTCAAGCTCGGCATCGCCTATGGCGGCATGGCAGGACACCGCGGCTTCACGCACACGCTGGTGTTCGCGCTGCTGCTGGGCCTTGCCGGCGGGTGGCTGGCGCCCCGCTGGCGCATGCGCCCGGCGGCCGGATGGGCGTGGATCACGCTGTGCGCCGCGTCGCATCCGCTGCTGGACATGATGACCAACGGCGGCATCGGCATCGCCTTCTTCTGGCCCTTCGACAGCGTGCGCTACTTCAGCCCCTGGCGGCCCATCGAGGTGTCGCCGATCGCGCTCCAGCGCTTCTTCTCGCCGCGCGGCGCGCAGGTGCTGCTCAACGAGATGCTCACCGTGTGGGCGCCGCTGCTGGCAGCTGCCATCGTCGTGGCCCTCGGGCGCCGGAGCATGGAGCGGCGCCACGGCGCCGCCGCCGCATGA
- a CDS encoding YchJ family metal-binding protein — MSATDPTTGPCPCGRTDRRDKPIGYALCCGRYLDDFEGTPAPDAESLMRSRYSAFVLAREAYLLATWHPSKRPASIEFEPGVKWLGLDIRSRSVLDADHAEVEFVARQRSSTGTATRLHERSRFVREGDRWFYLEGDLQTPG; from the coding sequence ATGAGTGCCACCGATCCCACCACCGGACCTTGCCCCTGCGGCCGCACGGACCGCCGAGACAAGCCCATCGGCTACGCCCTGTGCTGCGGCCGCTATCTCGACGATTTCGAGGGCACGCCCGCGCCCGACGCCGAGTCGCTGATGCGTTCGCGCTATTCGGCCTTCGTGCTGGCGCGCGAGGCGTACCTGCTCGCCACCTGGCATCCGTCGAAGCGCCCGGCCTCGATCGAGTTCGAGCCCGGCGTGAAATGGCTCGGCCTGGACATCCGCTCGCGTTCGGTGCTGGACGCCGACCATGCCGAGGTCGAATTCGTCGCCCGCCAGCGCAGCAGCACCGGCACCGCCACGCGCCTGCACGAGCGCAGCCGCTTCGTGCGCGAGGGCGACCGCTGGTTCTACCTCGAAGGCGACCTGCAGACGCCGGGTTGA
- the iaaH gene encoding indoleacetamide hydrolase, which produces MPSFKPASLTFALLCLGAAGLPVQAQTTAPDLATLTASDAARQLCEGTLTSEQLVSAYIAQAHAGKNLNAFITLDEAGALKEARAADARRKRGGACKPLAGLPVAIKDNIQVRGLTATAGSPALKGFVPAADAPVVARLRAAGAIILGKTNMHELAFGVTGYNPAFQSGPEVGVRNAYDASRIAGGSSSGNGAALGARMAPAALGTDTGGSVRIPCAFNGCASLRPTMGRYSQQGIAPISHTRDTAGPMAQSMADVALLDRVIAGGAPLRPADLQRVRLGVVPAFYANLDTDTRAVTDAALARLRAAGVTLVDVEMPKLMELNGAIGFPVALYEAHDDMAAYLAKYRTGIDIAQLAAGMASPDVKGTFDTFVIPRKLPAPNGVVDARPAYDNAMRVARPALQKLYREAFAKNRLDALVFPTVPRVALVAAPEASSPENFSALIQNTDPGSNAGIPGVQLPSGLGAASGLPIGLELDGPAGSDRKLLAVGLAVEGVLGRLPAPKAK; this is translated from the coding sequence ATGCCCAGTTTCAAACCCGCTTCCCTCACCTTCGCCCTGCTGTGCCTCGGCGCGGCAGGCTTGCCCGTGCAAGCCCAGACGACCGCTCCCGACCTCGCCACGCTGACCGCGAGCGACGCGGCAAGGCAGCTCTGCGAAGGCACTCTCACCAGCGAACAGCTGGTGTCGGCCTACATCGCACAGGCCCATGCGGGCAAGAACCTCAATGCCTTCATCACCCTGGACGAAGCCGGCGCGCTGAAGGAGGCGCGGGCCGCCGACGCACGGCGCAAGCGCGGCGGCGCCTGCAAGCCGCTCGCCGGCCTGCCGGTGGCCATCAAGGACAACATCCAGGTGCGCGGCCTGACCGCCACCGCGGGATCGCCTGCGCTCAAGGGCTTCGTACCCGCCGCGGACGCCCCGGTCGTGGCCAGGCTGCGGGCGGCTGGCGCCATCATCCTCGGCAAGACGAACATGCATGAGCTGGCCTTCGGCGTCACGGGCTACAACCCCGCGTTCCAGAGCGGCCCCGAGGTCGGCGTGCGCAATGCCTACGACGCGAGCCGCATCGCGGGCGGATCGTCGTCGGGCAATGGCGCGGCGCTGGGCGCGCGCATGGCCCCGGCCGCGCTGGGCACCGACACGGGCGGCTCGGTGCGCATTCCCTGCGCCTTCAATGGCTGCGCATCGCTGCGTCCGACCATGGGGCGCTATTCGCAGCAAGGCATCGCGCCGATTTCGCACACGCGCGACACAGCAGGGCCGATGGCGCAATCGATGGCCGACGTCGCGCTGCTCGACCGCGTGATCGCGGGCGGCGCGCCGCTGCGGCCTGCCGACCTCCAGCGGGTGCGGCTCGGCGTGGTCCCTGCCTTCTACGCCAACCTCGACACGGACACGCGCGCCGTGACGGACGCCGCGCTGGCCAGGCTTCGCGCGGCCGGCGTCACGCTGGTGGATGTGGAGATGCCGAAGCTCATGGAACTCAACGGGGCCATCGGCTTTCCAGTGGCGCTCTACGAGGCGCACGACGACATGGCGGCCTACCTCGCGAAGTACCGCACCGGCATTGACATCGCGCAGCTCGCGGCTGGCATGGCCAGCCCCGACGTCAAGGGCACCTTCGACACCTTCGTGATCCCGCGCAAGCTGCCGGCGCCCAATGGCGTGGTCGACGCCCGGCCGGCCTACGACAATGCGATGCGGGTTGCGCGGCCTGCCCTGCAGAAGCTCTACCGCGAGGCCTTCGCGAAGAACCGGCTCGATGCGCTCGTGTTCCCGACGGTGCCTCGCGTGGCCCTGGTGGCCGCGCCGGAGGCGAGCAGCCCGGAGAACTTCAGCGCGCTGATCCAGAACACCGACCCCGGCAGCAATGCCGGCATCCCGGGCGTGCAGCTGCCCTCGGGCCTGGGGGCCGCCAGCGGCTTGCCGATCGGCCTGGAACTCGACGGGCCGGCCGGCAGCGACCGCAAGCTGCTCGCCGTGGGGCTCGCGGTGGAAGGCGTGCTGGGCCGGCTGCCTGCGCCCAAGGCGAAATAG
- the glyS gene encoding glycine--tRNA ligase subunit beta — translation MPSANLLVELFVEELPPKALKKLGEAFAGGLRDQLVAQGLAAPGAVLTAYASPRRLAAHLTHVADRAADKAVSQKLMPVAVGLDASGQPTPALLKRLAALGADASAVPGLKRAVDGKAEALFYESTAKGATLAEGLQKALAEAIAKLPIPKVMSYQLETGCELPGWSSVSFVRPAHGLVALHGSEVVPVEALGLHAGRETHGHRFEAAIDPVVLRDANSYALQMQDDGAVIASFAARRTEIARQLAAAAVQVGGGTVPIHDDALLDEVTALVERPNVLVCSFEREFLEVPQECLILTMKANQKYFPLLDASNRLTNKFLVVSNISPDDASAVVGGNERVVRPRLADAKFFFDQDRKKSLASRVESLGKVVYHNKLGTQGERVERVMRIARAIAAHLGDATLTAHAVQAAQLAKADLVTDMVGEFPELQGTMGRYYALHDGLAADVADAIEDHYKPRFAGDGLPRHKVGIVVALADKLETLVGMFGIGNLPTGDRDPFALRRHALGVIRMLIEKDLPLKLDALLQDTAAQFKDIDGFDSGKATAELQDFILDRLAGSLREQGASALEVDAVLAPRPQRLGEVPKLLAAVRAFAALPAAAALAAANKRIGNILKKAPEADAHVSELLLHEPAEKALHAAMAEVVPAANAQFDAGDYTASLQTLAALREPVDAFFDGVMVNAEQADLRLNRLGLLMSLHVAMNRVAQLERLAA, via the coding sequence ATGCCGTCTGCCAACCTTCTCGTCGAACTGTTTGTCGAAGAACTGCCGCCCAAGGCCCTGAAAAAACTGGGCGAGGCCTTCGCCGGCGGCCTGCGCGACCAGCTCGTGGCGCAGGGGCTCGCCGCGCCCGGTGCCGTGCTGACCGCCTACGCCTCGCCGCGCCGGCTCGCCGCGCACCTCACGCACGTGGCCGACCGGGCCGCCGACAAGGCCGTGTCCCAGAAGCTGATGCCCGTGGCCGTGGGGCTCGATGCCTCGGGCCAGCCCACGCCCGCGCTGCTCAAGCGCCTGGCGGCGCTGGGCGCCGACGCCTCGGCCGTGCCGGGACTCAAGCGCGCGGTGGACGGCAAGGCCGAGGCCCTGTTCTATGAAAGCACCGCCAAGGGCGCGACCCTGGCCGAAGGCCTGCAGAAGGCGCTGGCCGAGGCGATCGCCAAGCTGCCGATTCCCAAGGTGATGAGCTACCAGCTCGAAACCGGCTGCGAGCTGCCCGGCTGGAGCAGCGTGAGCTTCGTGCGCCCCGCCCATGGCCTGGTGGCGCTGCATGGCAGCGAGGTGGTGCCGGTCGAGGCGCTCGGTCTCCATGCGGGCCGCGAGACCCACGGCCACCGCTTCGAAGCCGCCATCGATCCCGTGGTGCTGCGCGATGCCAACAGCTATGCGCTGCAGATGCAGGACGACGGTGCCGTGATCGCGAGCTTCGCGGCCCGCCGTACCGAGATCGCGCGCCAGCTCGCTGCCGCGGCCGTGCAGGTCGGCGGCGGCACCGTGCCCATCCACGACGACGCGCTGCTCGACGAAGTGACGGCGCTGGTCGAACGCCCCAACGTGCTGGTCTGCAGCTTCGAGCGCGAGTTTCTCGAAGTGCCGCAGGAGTGCCTCATCCTCACGATGAAGGCCAACCAGAAGTACTTTCCTCTGCTCGACGCATCGAACCGGCTGACCAACAAGTTCCTGGTCGTCAGCAACATCAGCCCCGACGACGCGAGCGCGGTGGTCGGCGGCAACGAGCGCGTGGTGCGCCCGCGCCTGGCCGACGCCAAGTTCTTCTTCGACCAGGACCGCAAGAAGTCGCTCGCGTCGCGCGTCGAATCGCTCGGCAAGGTGGTCTATCACAACAAGCTCGGCACCCAGGGCGAGCGCGTGGAGCGCGTGATGCGCATCGCGCGCGCCATCGCGGCCCACCTCGGAGACGCCACGCTCACCGCGCACGCCGTGCAGGCGGCCCAGCTGGCCAAGGCCGACCTCGTGACCGACATGGTCGGCGAGTTTCCCGAACTGCAGGGCACCATGGGCCGCTACTACGCGCTGCACGATGGCCTGGCCGCCGACGTGGCCGACGCGATCGAGGACCACTACAAGCCGCGCTTCGCCGGCGACGGCCTGCCGCGCCACAAGGTCGGCATCGTGGTCGCGCTGGCCGACAAGCTCGAAACGCTGGTCGGCATGTTCGGCATCGGCAACCTGCCCACCGGCGACCGCGACCCGTTCGCGCTGCGCCGCCACGCGCTCGGCGTGATCCGCATGCTGATCGAGAAAGACCTGCCGCTGAAGCTCGATGCGCTGCTGCAGGACACCGCCGCGCAGTTCAAGGACATCGACGGCTTCGACAGCGGCAAGGCCACGGCCGAGTTGCAGGACTTCATCCTGGACCGCCTGGCCGGCAGCCTGCGCGAGCAGGGCGCCAGCGCGCTGGAGGTCGATGCCGTGCTGGCGCCGCGTCCGCAGCGCCTGGGCGAAGTGCCCAAGCTGCTGGCGGCCGTGCGCGCCTTTGCCGCACTGCCCGCGGCCGCCGCGCTGGCCGCGGCCAACAAACGCATCGGCAACATCCTCAAGAAGGCGCCCGAAGCCGACGCGCACGTCAGCGAGCTGCTGCTGCACGAGCCGGCCGAGAAGGCGCTGCACGCCGCCATGGCCGAGGTGGTGCCCGCGGCCAATGCGCAGTTCGACGCCGGCGACTACACCGCGTCGCTGCAGACACTGGCCGCGCTGCGCGAGCCGGTCGATGCGTTCTTCGACGGCGTGATGGTCAATGCCGAACAGGCCGACCTGCGCCTGAACCGCCTGGGCCTCCTGATGTCGCTGCACGTGGCGATGAACCGCGTGGCGCAGCTCGAACGGCTGGCGGCCTGA
- the glyQ gene encoding glycine--tRNA ligase subunit alpha, whose protein sequence is MLTFQQIILKLQSYWADKGCALLQPYDMEVGAGTSHTATFLRALGPEPWKAAYVQPSRRPKDGRYGENPNRLQHYYQYQVVLKPAPSNILELYLGSLEALGFDLKKNDIRFVEDDWENPTLGAWGLGWEVWLNGMEVTQFTYFQQVGGIDCKPITGEITYGLERLAMYLQGVDNVYNLTWTDGLSYGDVYKQNEVEQSTYNFEHSDAEFLFTAFNAHEKQARHLMTEQLALPAYEQVLKAAHSFNLLDARGAISVTERAAYIGRIRNLARSVAQSYYDSRERLGFPMAPREWVAQMQPRKAA, encoded by the coding sequence ATGTTGACCTTCCAGCAAATCATTCTCAAACTGCAGTCGTACTGGGCCGACAAGGGCTGTGCGCTGCTGCAACCGTACGACATGGAAGTGGGAGCGGGCACCTCGCACACCGCCACTTTCCTGCGCGCGCTGGGCCCCGAGCCCTGGAAAGCCGCCTACGTGCAGCCCAGCCGCCGTCCCAAGGACGGCCGCTACGGCGAAAACCCCAACCGCCTGCAGCACTACTACCAGTACCAGGTGGTGCTCAAGCCCGCGCCCAGCAACATCCTGGAGCTTTACCTCGGCAGTCTCGAGGCGCTCGGCTTCGATCTCAAGAAGAACGACATCCGTTTCGTCGAGGACGACTGGGAGAATCCGACGCTCGGCGCCTGGGGCCTGGGCTGGGAGGTCTGGCTCAACGGCATGGAGGTGACGCAGTTCACCTATTTCCAGCAGGTGGGCGGGATCGACTGCAAGCCGATCACCGGCGAGATCACCTACGGCCTGGAGCGCCTGGCCATGTACCTGCAGGGCGTGGACAACGTCTACAACCTCACGTGGACCGATGGGCTCAGCTACGGCGACGTGTACAAGCAGAACGAGGTCGAGCAGTCGACCTACAACTTCGAGCACAGCGACGCCGAGTTCCTGTTCACCGCATTCAACGCGCACGAAAAGCAGGCCAGGCACCTCATGACCGAGCAGCTCGCGCTACCGGCCTACGAACAGGTGCTCAAGGCCGCGCACAGCTTCAACCTGCTCGACGCGCGCGGCGCCATCAGCGTGACCGAGCGCGCGGCCTACATCGGCCGCATCCGCAACCTCGCGCGCAGCGTCGCGCAGAGCTACTACGACAGCCGCGAGCGGCTCGGCTTCCCGATGGCGCCGCGCGAGTGGGTGGCGCAGATGCAGCCCAGGAAGGCGGCCTGA
- a CDS encoding lysophospholipid acyltransferase family protein codes for MAFLRSVLHALWMLVTVVPWGIIMCVSSLWKRGIPLYWMAEQWLSWAIGGARVLLGIRTRVTGMENLPTDKLAGAVLLVKHQSTLETFLMPTLMPHPLAFVFKKELIYVPFFGWAMARLDMIHIDRSQRAQAFNKVVNQGRKLLAQGIWIIMFPEGTRIPRGQKGTYKSGGTRLACETGVPVIPVAVTSAKVWPRKAFIKRPGVVDVSIGPAIPSIGRKPDELMREVEAWIESEMRRLDPEAYRDAPPLQVPQEVR; via the coding sequence ATGGCGTTCCTCCGTTCTGTTCTCCACGCCCTGTGGATGCTCGTCACCGTGGTGCCCTGGGGCATCATCATGTGCGTCAGTTCGCTCTGGAAGCGCGGCATCCCGCTCTACTGGATGGCGGAGCAATGGCTCAGCTGGGCCATCGGCGGCGCACGCGTGCTGCTGGGCATCCGCACCCGGGTGACCGGCATGGAAAACCTGCCGACCGACAAGCTCGCGGGCGCGGTGCTGCTGGTCAAGCACCAGTCCACGCTCGAGACCTTCCTGATGCCCACGCTGATGCCGCACCCGCTGGCATTCGTGTTCAAGAAGGAGCTCATCTACGTGCCTTTCTTCGGCTGGGCCATGGCCCGGCTCGACATGATCCACATCGACCGCAGCCAGCGCGCGCAAGCCTTCAACAAGGTCGTGAACCAGGGCCGCAAGCTCCTGGCGCAGGGCATCTGGATCATCATGTTCCCCGAAGGCACGCGCATTCCGCGCGGCCAGAAGGGCACCTACAAGAGCGGCGGCACGCGGCTCGCGTGCGAAACCGGCGTGCCGGTGATTCCGGTCGCGGTCACCTCGGCCAAGGTCTGGCCGCGCAAGGCGTTCATCAAGCGCCCCGGCGTGGTCGACGTGTCGATCGGCCCGGCCATTCCCAGCATCGGCCGCAAGCCCGACGAGCTGATGCGCGAGGTCGAGGCCTGGATCGAATCCGAGATGCGCCGGCTCGACCCCGAGGCCTACCGCGACGCCCCGCCGCTGCAGGTGCCGCAAGAAGTGCGCTGA